ACCTCACCGCGGGAATCAGATCCTTGTCGAGCGCTTCACGCCACAGATCAGTTGCGCGGCTCGCGGAACCGTGCGCCAGATACATGCCACCGACGACGGCTCCCATACTCGTGCCGGCGATCGCACGGACCGACAGCCCGACATCGTCGAGGGCCTGGAGAACTCCGAGGTGGGCAAAGCCACGCGCCCCACCACCTCCGAGTGCCAGGACAGGCGGCCGAAGCCGCCAAGTCGCGCGCGTTATGTGTTCTCTGATTCTCACCACGGCCTACCGCCGACGTTTCAACCCTTTGTCGATCGCCTCGACCCGCGCGCGGATTTCTTCGCCACGCTTTTCGGGGTCGCCTTGACCTTCGGTTTCGCGGTCGATTTCTTCGACGTCTTGCTCTTCGCGCCCGAACCTCGATGAGACCCGCCGGCTTTCTTTCCAGCGTTGGTCGTACGCGAAGGGCCTGGCTTTGCGCTCTTTTTAGTGTTAGAAACCTTGGTCTTCTTTTTGGACTTCGGCCGGCGGCGCTCCATTTCGGCGATTAATCCGAGCAAGGCCTCGTGAACACCTTCCGCTACCCGGCGACTCTTGTCGGATATGTTGTTCAGGTCGTCGGTACTGCCACGCGGATCGATGTCTGCGATCCGGTCGCCCTTCTTGACCGGCACGCCGTCTCGCAAGAGTCCTCGAAGTGCACCCGAAATCCTCGCCGTAACCGGGTACGAGGCATCCACCGGGACCCCCTGCCTAAAATCCTCGACCCCGTACACGGAAACTACGGTTCCGATTCGCTCACCACGGTCAACCATTCCGCCGATGCGGTGCTGGGTGAAGAAGATTCCGTCTCGAATCGCCTTGACAGCTCGCTCTCCGCCATAACCCATGATCTCGGCCGGCGGTTCATCGCGAAGCCGCTGGCCGGTGTCCTCGAGGACGGCGCCCACCTGGGGGCCGCGAACTGTCTCGACCACCGCGTCACAGTCTTTTCTCGCGACATATCCGGGTCCGAGAGCTATCACCACCGGGGCGATCTCGCGCTTCAGGCCCCAGTTCTTCCGCAACATTGCTGCCTCTATGAAGATCTTCGGCTGCCAAGCATGGAGGACTTCATCGAGATCCAGAGCCGCTATCGCGATCGCCCCCGCTTCGTTGGCCACCTCCGCCTCATGTACGTTGCGGACATAACGTCCAGGCACCCCCTGCACCGTGGTCGTGCCGTCGAGGATCGCTTCCGAGAAACAAACCTGTCGCCGTACGGCCTTCGGGTATCGCCGTTCGAGCATCAAAATGTTTTTGAAACCCTGCGTGTAAAGGTGGTGTGCGGTGCCCGACGCCAGCTCGCCGGCGCCCCGAATCAACACGCGGTAATCGCTCGGCTTCATCCGACCCCCGAAAAAATCCGTGCTCCCCTATTCAACCGTGTCGGCACATTCTAGCCTGCGTTTACCGAGCTGTCACGCACTGATTTTCAGGCCTGGGAATCGAGGCCCGAAACGCGGCCTCTACATCGAGTTCGAGCGACTTTATCTCCGGGTGGAGGCTTCAGGCCCTGCGCTCGCGGGCACAGAGACGTAGACGGTCGCAGGGGCAGGCAAACCTATTCCTCGAGAACCCGGATATCAGGAAGGTTCCGGTACGCCTCCCCGTAGTCCAGACCGTAACCAACCACGAAAAGATCTTCGATCTCCGTTCCCAGGAAGGCAACATCGACCTCGACCTGCCTCCGGGAAGGTTTCGACAACAGAGCCACTACCTGGATGGATCTCGGATGCCGAGCCTCGATCAGCTTGACGACATCGGTCAGGGTGACTCCCGTGTCCACGATATCCTCGACGAGGTACACGTCCCGGTCGCGAACATCGACGGTGATGTCCTTGACCAACACTACCGAGCCCGAGGAGGTCGTGCTGGCTCCGTAGCTGGACACCTGAATGAAATCAATTTCCAGAGATTTCTGGATGCGCCGGGTGAGGTCGGTGAGGAAGAACACACATCCCTTCAATACGCCAATGAAAACCGGCGCCTTCCCTGCGAGATCCGCCTCGAGTTCGCTCGCCAACCGATCGACCAACTCTTCGATCTGTTTACGGCCCAATACGATCTTTCCCAACATAGAACCCTCACTTTGTACGTCGCATCGAAACGTTGTATCCTGAGTTGATGCAAACTCCCGAGACGCAGTCCCTGAGCGCCCGGTACACCAGGCTTTCCGACCGCTTCAGGTCTCTGTGGACGTTCTACCAGTTCCTGGGTGGTGTGCTCAAGCACCTCGGCGAGGGGACGATGCCCTACAGCTACGATTTCCAGGCTCTTCATCGAAGACTGGAAGATCTGGTGCACACGATTGGAATCGAAAGCCCGGTCAATGCGGCGCCGGAACTCGATCAGCTCGAGCGAGAGATGAATCGAATTCAACGCGAAATGGACCGCATCGAAAGCCAGTTCGCGCCTTCGACGATGCGAAAGTTTTTCGATCACATCAAGCGCCAGGACGAAAAGGTCCTCTCCGCCCTGCTCAAGTTCTATCTGATCTCGAGCCAGTTCGAGCAGGACACCCTGGACAAGCTCGACATCCTGTTCACACGCATCGCCGAGGAGGTCGGGGAGGACGGCCGAATCACGGTCAAGGACACGAACGACCTGCTGGTGAGCTTCAAGCACCTGACGACCTTCATCGAATTGCCGCCGCTGCCGGCTGCCGAACAGGCGCCTCTCATCGATGCGGTGAAGGCCATTCGAGAGGAACTCGAGTCGATCGAAGACTATCCGTCACTGGTCGAATCGAAGGTCTACGAGAGGTATCGCAGCCTCAAGCAGCGCCTCGGCAAGACCGCCATGCATCCCTCGATTCTGAAAGAGATCGTCGTCACCAACATCGAAGCGAAGAACCGATTCAAAGACCTCTACGAGGCGGAGGAACGGAAGGTCGTCGAAAACACAAACCGGATTTTCGACATCGAAAGATACCTCGAAAACCACCCGGAATTGGCGAGCGAAGACCTCAAGAGGCAACTCGAGGAATTCCGGACGATCCGAGTCCGTTATGAGGCGAGGGCTCGAAAGGACAACGTCAAACGGGATGACATCGCCGAGATGACCCGAGCGATGCAGGCGGTCCTCGCAAAATTCGATCCGGCTTCCAAGCGCCCCATTATTGCGGACGCCGAGGGCGCCCCAGTTTCGACAACAGCCAGGACCGCATCCCACAAGATCATTCCGCCTGAAGATCCGGAATCGGGCCTGGACGAAACATCTCAGACGCGGCAGCCGGATGAAACGTCCCTCAGCGAGATCTTGCCTCCAGACCCGCTCCTCAACGAGACTCTTCACAAGATCATGTTCGCGCTCGAAATGATCGTTTGGGACCGGCTTCCGAGCCAGATCGCCACCGCACCGGAAATTCGAAATCTCAACCTCGAACCGAGGGAGATCGAAACCTATCGCAAGCTCGCCGAGGCGAAGGTCGAAAAGGGCACTCCGGAGTGGGATCTCGATCGGTTCTTTCTCACGAGCGCCGCACTACGGGTGAAGATGGAGGAGGAAACGAACGAGATCGCGCGGCTCGAGAATGCCAACAATCCGGACCGTCTTTTCGAGGTTCTCGAGCACTCGGCTCGAAGTCTCGATAGGGCACGCGATACCGACCGGCGTTTCCAGTGGTACATCGATGACATGCTGTTTCGCGGAGACACCCAGCAACTCGAGACCATATACCGATCCCGTTTTCGTTTTCTCCACGCCTACTCGGCCCTGTGGCTTGCTCATCAGAAAGCAGGCGGGCTGACTCCCCTCTGAGCCCGTTGAACAACCGACCGCGAACCGGGTTTGCAGCGCCGTACCGCGCCGTTCGGCACACTATGAAAAGGAGTACCCTGAGCGCGGACCGAGGATGTGATGAAGAAGGGTCTTTACGGTAGCTCCGGGTCATCGGGCGACGGCGGAATCCTCTCGAGCCGGCGTCTCGATTTTTCAGATGGCTGGCGGCCAGCCGGCCCTTTGTTGCGTTTGGCGGCGACGCTGCTCGACATGGCCGTGTACTGCAGCCTGTGCGCGCTGTTGGCACTGCCAGTCAGTAGGAAATTCGAATGGAGCGCCGTCTGGGGGGGAATCGATCAGCTCGCCCGGGCGACGGCCGACCCGCAGTGGCTGGCACACGCCAGCGGCATTCTCGGTCTTTGGATCGCGCTGTGGTGGTGCTACTTCGTGGTCGGCTGGGGCCTCCTTGGAGCGACACCGGGGAAGTGGGCGGTGGGGCTGAGAATCGTCGACTACCGCCAGCGATGCCCCATAGGTCCTTCCCGCGCGCTTCTCCGGCTCGCTGCATATTGCGTCAGCTCGATGACGTTCGAATGGGGGCATCTCGTAATGCTGATTCGGCATGATCGCCGGACCCTGCACGATATCCTGGCGGGCACACGAGTCGTGCGGAGGTCGGCGCCGGCAGTGGATATCGAGGTCGTAGGGGAAATCGACGAGAAACTGACTGATGACGATTCGGATTGATTGCGGGCTTAATCCGGTCTTCTCACCAGGTTAACGGCTGGACGGCCTTACGGCTCAACGGCTCTCCATTCGAGCTGAAGTCGCAGAACTGGCGATATGGGTGCCGTCGGGCCGTGGGAGGGGGGCGGGGGAACCCGTCGAGCCGTCTACCGGAGGAAACCCTGGAGGGAATGCTTCCTGTGCGACCGGCGAAGCTTGTTCAGGGCACGGCTCTCGATTTGGCGCACCCTCTCCCGCGAGAGTCCCATGACGTCTCCAATCTCGCGCAGGGTCTTGGGCTGGTCATCGGCGAGGCCGAACCGTAGTTCGAGTACTTTTCGCTCGCGCTCCGGCAGCTCGGCCAATGCATCGGCGAGCGCTTGCGCAAAACTCTCGCGCAACAACAGCTCGTCTGTGTCCGGGAGCCCGGTCTGCTCGAGGAGATCTCCGAGTTCCGAGTTGCCCTCGGAGTCGACCGGCTCATTGAGGGACAGCGAAGACCGCGCAGCACGCGAAAGCACGCGGACTTCGTCGACGCTGATCCCCAGCTCTTCAGAAAGCTCCTGGTCGGTGGGAGCGCGCCCGAACCTCTCGGCCAATAGCGAACGGATTCGCTCCATTCGATACAACATGTTGGCTTGCTTCTGAGGTAGTCGGAAGGAACCGGCGTGCTCGGCGAGAGCGTGGAGGATCGCCTGCCGAATCCACCACACCGCATAGGTAATGAATTTCACATCATGACCCTCTTGCGAGGGGTCGTATTTCTTTGCCGCCTGAATCAGGCCGAGGTTTCCTTCGTGAATCAAGTCGAGGAAAGGCACGTTCGGATTACGGTAACGCTTGGCATAGGCGACCACGAATCGAAGATTCGACTCGACCAACTCTCGGACCGCGTCCTCGTCACCAGAGTGGACACGCTCAGCGAGCTCGATCTCTTCGTCGTGGGTCAGCGGAGGGTATCTGGCAATTTCTTTGAGGTAGCGACGCAGCGTCGCGACCTCGGCATCCCGCGTAGATCCGCCACGCTGGCTCATTCCTTGTCCGAAACCTTGAGTGTCGTGGTTTCGACCTTCACAAGTGAGTGGTATCGAGGGACCTCGGTGTGTTTCTGGACTGTCCGCCGGATCAGATTCCCCATCAGCTCGTTTTCCTCCTGAAGCCGCCTGATCTGTTCCTTCAGATTGAGGATGATGTCCACTCCTGCCAGGTTGACTCCAAGGTCCCGGGTCAGGGTGAGTATTGTTTCAAGCCGTTCGCAGGTCTTCTCATCGTACAATCTGGTATTGCCCCGCGATCGAGTCGGCTGCAGCAATCCCTCTCTCTCCCAAAGACGGAGGGTCTGCGGGTGAACGTTGTACCTTTCCGCCACCCAGGAGATCATCCGGTACTTCGGTTTTGCTTTCATTTCCGTCCTCCACCTTGAAGGCCGAATACCCGTGGCGGTCACCTCGGACGACCAACTCTTCGACCGTTGCGGGGTGGTGCTGGGTTCACTGTACCACCACCGAGATGATTCGGGGCCGGCTGCGGACAGCCGGCCCCGGGGTCCTGCACAGCGTTATCAGACCTAGAGGTCCTGGCCGTCAATTCCCTTCGTCGGCATCGACGTCGACATACTCGGCGTCGATGACATCATCGTCTGCAGCGGTAGAACCGCCGTCACCTGCTGACTGCTCGGGGCTAGCCGCTGTCGGGCCTCCATCAGCAGATGCACTCTGATAGAGGACTGCGGCAACCTGATGGCTCGCCTGTGTCAGTCGCTCGAGCGCCTGCTCCATCTGATCGGCCGAGCCCTCCTCGAGGGTTTTCTTGGCCTCTGCAATAGAATCGTCGGCAGCCTTGCCGTCCGCATCCGACAGCTTCTCTCGATTCTCGTTCACCAGCTTCTCGGTCGAGTAGATCAGAGCGTCGAGCTTGTTACGGGTTTCGATCTCTTTGCGCTTCATCTCGTCCTCTGAGGCGTGAGATTGTGCCTGGTCGACCATGTTCTTGATCTCCTGGTCGGAGATTCCGGAAGAGCTCGTGATCTGAATCTTCTGCTCTTGACCTGTTCCACGGTCCTTTGCCGAGACATGCAGGATGCCGTTGGCATCGATGTCGAACGCGACCTCGATCTGAGGCACGCCGCGGGGTGCGGGCGGGATGCCAATGAGGTGGAATCTACCCAGGGTGCGGTTGTCCGCAGCCATGGTGCGCTCTCCCTGCAGAACGTGGATCTCGACCTGATTCTGGTTGTCGTCCGCGGTCGAGTAGACCTTCGACTTGCGCACCGGAATCGTGGTATTGCGCTCGATGACCACGTCCGTCACACCACCGAGGGTCTCGACCCCGAGCGACAGCGGAGTGACATCGAGCAACAAGACGTCCTTGACGTCGCCGGAGAGGACTCCCGCCTGCACGGCGGCGCCGATCGCTACGACCTCGTCCGGGTTCACGCCCTTGTTGGGCTCCTTGCCGAAGAAGTCGGTCACCTGCTTCTGGACCATGGGAATCCGGGTGGATCCGCCGACCAGGATGACCTCGTCGACGTCCTTGGCCTCGAGCCCGGCGTCTTTCAGAGCCTGCCGGCAGGGCTCCAGAGTCCGCTGCACGAAAGGCTCGATCATCTGCTCGAATTTCGAACGCGAGAGCTTCAGGCTGAGATGCTTCGGACCAGACGCGTCCGCCGTAATGAACGGCAGATTGATATCGGTTTCCATCGTCGACGAGAGTTCGATCTTGGCTTTCTCCGCCGCCTCCTTGAGGCGCTGAATTGCCATTCTGTCCTGGGAGAGGTCAACCCCCTGATCCTTCTTAAACTCGTCGATCATCCATTCGATGATGACCTGGTCGAGGTCATCGCCACCGAGGTGCGTGTCACCGTTGGTCGACTTCACTTCGACCACGCCAGCCCCCACCTCGAGGATCGAAATGTCGAAGGTACCGCCACCGAAGTCGAAGACGGCGATCGTCTCGTCCTCTTTCTTGTCCATTCCGTATGCCAACGCAGCCGCAGTCGGCTCGTTGACCAAGCGCAACACCTTGAGCCCAGCGATCTGGCCGGCATCCTTCGTGGCCTGCCGCTGAGAATCGTTGAAGTATGCGGGAACGGTGATGACCGCCTGCTCGACCTTCGATCCGAGGTAGTCCTCGGCCGCAGCCTTGAGCTTCTGCAGAATCATCGCCGAAATCTCCGGTGGTGAGTACAATTTGCCGTCTATTTCGATGCGAGCGGTGTCGTTTTCGCCCTTCACCACTTTGTACGGGACGGTCTTGATTTCCTCGACCACCTCGTCATAGCGACGGCCCATGAAGCGCTTGACCGAAGAAACTGTCTTTTCCGGGTTCGTGACCGCCTGACGTTTGGCCACCTGACCAACCAGGCGCTCACCCTTGTCAGTAAAAGCAACCACCGACGCGGTGGTGCGGTTTCCTTCCTGATTCGGTATGACTTCGGGCTTTCCGCCCTCGATCACGGCAACCACGGAGTTCGTGGTACCGAGGTCTATTCCAATTACGTGAGACATGCTTGAATCCTCCTCAACTTTCATCGCACCCAAATAATATAAAACCTGAGTGTAATTTTGTCAAGTCTTTAATGGGCCTTTATTTCGTTGATTTCAGAGCAGAATTGAGGAAGTTGAGCCGTATTTCGGCTCAGGGTAGGAGCTCGACACCCGGCCCTTCAGATCGGCCAACCCGATCGGTGGCCCCTTCCCACGCGAGGTGGCGACTCAGAATCAGGTTCTGGATCGGCTGCCCATCGCTGTCGGCACCCGTGACGAGGAGCTTTTCTCCTCGCTCAACCAAACGATACGGCCGTCCCCACGGATCGGACGGAACCGACCTTGGATACTCCGCGGCGAGCTGGTCGGCACTCGCCGGGTATACACCGTCGAGGTAGAACGCCGTCTCCGCCTGGCGCGCTATCCGGTCGAGACTGATCCACGATACGCTCTGGAGAACGTAGCGGTCCCAGACGTCCTCGCGCAGGTGGAATCCCGGATTTGCGGGATTGCGCTGCACGATCATAAGAGCAAAGCCGAGCAGGATCAGAAACGGAACGGCGAGCCACGGCAATGACGACATTGGCCATCGCTCGGTCGCCGGTTCCTCGACCTCCTGCCGCATCTCGCGCGCAATCTCCTCTTGGGTCGATTCACGGATCAGGCCACGATCGAAGAGTTCCGCGATCGCCTTGCAGGTTTCGAACTCGATCAATGTGCTCTCGAGGATGATCTCCGAAACCGAGTCTCTCCCATTGATCAGCGGATACACCGCCATCTGATTCTCGGTGATCTGATCATCCGGGAGGGACTCGGAACCGCCCTTTTCGTCGCCGTCGAAACTGAACTCGAGATCACCGAGCAGGTCATCACTGCCCGCCACGACCTCGAGACGACGCGACGGGTCGACCTTGCGAAAGACGACATCTCGGTCGGGAATCCGCTGATCGATGAAGGGCCACTCATCGGTCATGCGAGCGCCTTCCATGATGATCGAGTCGGCAGCCATCGGCTGTAAAAGATCGCGGTCGTAGTCGATGTCGGTCTCTTGTGAGAAATGGTATTCGCCGTCAGACCACCTGAAGACGCGATACACGATCTGGAGAATCTGCTGGTGAAGAGCCACCCTCACCGTTTCCACCGGAACCACATGGTGGTCGATCAAAATCCTGCCCAACCGCTGTAGAGTCTCTTCTTGACGACGAAGCGCCCCCTCGAGCTCGACCTCCGTGACCTCTCCTCGCTTGAGCAGGATCAAGCCGATCATGTCCTCGGTGTGCTGGTTGAGGGTGGACGCTCCCACGATGCAGCCGTCCTGGAAGGCAACGGTCACCACGTTATCTTCCGCGCGCAGGGTCAAGACTCCGGTCTTTCGCTGCAGCGATATCAGCTGCAATATATCGGCGAAGGAAAAGTCCCGAAGAGTGCCTTCCAATGCCATCCTAACTCCGGTTCCATGAGTTCACGCCGGACCGCACCATGATCAGGCCAACGAGCATCAGAAAAACGATCTGAATGTAGTGGGTCGGGGCCAGCGGTTCGATCCGAGGAACGAACGTCGGCACCCACACCAGGGCACCACTCAGGAAGAACCACGCAAGGATATTGATCGTGTACCCGCGGACCACCTTCCCGTCCAGCACAGCCACACTTCCGGGGATGACAAAAGCGACGGCCCGTCGCAAGAACCTGGCCCGGCCTTCCCGACGGTGGATCTGGGCCATCTTTGCGGTCTGCTGCTCAATCGACACGACATCCCGCTTCAAAAAGACCGACACGCACTGAGAACAGTAGACGCTACTCTCACCCAATCCTGCCTCCAGCCGGTATACCTTGCCACATTTGCTGCACTCGTTGGCCGGTGGGAACCAGCGGAGGCGAACGAAGAGCACAACCAGGCCAACCACCGCTCCGACAAGAAATACCAGGGACAGGGTCGAGGTCGGTTGCTTGATCAGATTCAGAGGCTTCGGTCCCTCCCCCACGTACGCCAACTGCTCGGGAGTCAACGTCTCGAGAAACACCTCCACATACTCGCTGTCCAGTCGTGGATAACGAATCCTGGGATCGAGCCCCCGGAGGCCGTTTTCCTTGACCTCCCGTCCGGCGATCTGCCGCGCCCTCGCCCGAGCCTGATCTCCCTCCTGAAACCTCCGGCTGAGATCGAACGCCAGCGACAGATTGTGGTAGGCAAATGCATTCTGAGGATCGAGCTCAAGAGCATGACTGTAGTGTTGAATCGCCCTTTTTGCGTTCCCATTTTCCAACGCCTGATTGGCTACAAAGACCAGCGGCCGGGAGTTTTCCGGATCGAGTAGGGTCGCCTTCTGGAACTCGAGCGTTGCCAGCGACGGTTCACCGTGCATACGAAACAGCTCGCCGAGGATCAGATGGTAGTCGGCGATGTCATCGAGCTCATCACCGACCTCCGAGAATTCCCGCAAGGTGGAAAAGTCGGACTGCCTGTCATCCAGCATGGTCCCGACACGGTTCATCATCGGTTCCGTTTGCAGGATTTCGTGCTGCACCCAAGCCAGAGCAGGTCCCACCATCGCCAGCAGCAGACAGCCCACAAATGACCAGATTCTCAGGGGACGGCTCAGGTAGGGCCAGGTGAGAATGAAAATGTATGCGACCAGCCACACCGGGCCGAGGGCCGCGAACAGCGGAAGAAGCACAATGACGAGCGCGAACACCCACGCGTTCGCCGGTCGGAAGATCTTGCCTCCGAGATCGCGAGCGTCGAATGCGACGCTTCGAAGGTGCCTGATGATCAACACGAAAATGATCGTCACCAGCGCGGCCGCAAGCGAGATGATCGCCCAGATCGCGGTCCAGGCGCCGACCACTCGGCGAGTCGGATCGAAGTCGATCAGTTTCACCCAGCCAGTCACCCGTTGCTTGAATGCCGAAATCGACGCGCCCTTGCCAGCGCTCCAGCGGGAGGCGAGGAAGTAACTCGAAGGGTAGTCCGGATCGAGCTGTTTGGCGGCTCGGAGCATCGATTCGCCTTCCGCCCCGGGATGGAGTTCGGCCCAGCTGACGAGAGCCGCGGCGAAGCCCGTCATGCGCTGGACCTCGAGTTCGACGGCCTCCTCCTGAAGAGCTCCAATCGCCATCTCCGCGCTCGCGACATCGCCCTCTTCGAGATTGGCCTGAACCTCCTGCCACGTGTCCAGGATGTTTGCCTGCGCGGGCGTCCATATCGCCAAAGCCACGGCGAGGGCGGGAAGGAGCTTGCGAACCATAGGTTACGTTTTCTGCAAAAAATCAGTGCGAAGCTGGTAGAGGACGGTGCTCAGAGCCTCGGATTCTTCGGCGGACAGGTTGCCTGCCGTCTTTTCTTCGAGAACTCCCAGGTAGTCGATCATCCTTTTGGCTTCGGCCGGTCGGGCCGGCAGATCTTCCGCTCCGACCAGGAGG
Above is a window of Acidobacteriota bacterium DNA encoding:
- a CDS encoding DUF4388 domain-containing protein, encoding MALEGTLRDFSFADILQLISLQRKTGVLTLRAEDNVVTVAFQDGCIVGASTLNQHTEDMIGLILLKRGEVTEVELEGALRRQEETLQRLGRILIDHHVVPVETVRVALHQQILQIVYRVFRWSDGEYHFSQETDIDYDRDLLQPMAADSIIMEGARMTDEWPFIDQRIPDRDVVFRKVDPSRRLEVVAGSDDLLGDLEFSFDGDEKGGSESLPDDQITENQMAVYPLINGRDSVSEIILESTLIEFETCKAIAELFDRGLIRESTQEEIAREMRQEVEEPATERWPMSSLPWLAVPFLILLGFALMIVQRNPANPGFHLREDVWDRYVLQSVSWISLDRIARQAETAFYLDGVYPASADQLAAEYPRSVPSDPWGRPYRLVERGEKLLVTGADSDGQPIQNLILSRHLAWEGATDRVGRSEGPGVELLP
- a CDS encoding MerR family transcriptional regulator — its product is MKAKPKYRMISWVAERYNVHPQTLRLWEREGLLQPTRSRGNTRLYDEKTCERLETILTLTRDLGVNLAGVDIILNLKEQIRRLQEENELMGNLIRRTVQKHTEVPRYHSLVKVETTTLKVSDKE
- the hpt gene encoding hypoxanthine phosphoribosyltransferase, producing the protein MLGKIVLGRKQIEELVDRLASELEADLAGKAPVFIGVLKGCVFFLTDLTRRIQKSLEIDFIQVSSYGASTTSSGSVVLVKDITVDVRDRDVYLVEDIVDTGVTLTDVVKLIEARHPRSIQVVALLSKPSRRQVEVDVAFLGTEIEDLFVVGYGLDYGEAYRNLPDIRVLEE
- the dnaK gene encoding molecular chaperone DnaK, whose translation is MSHVIGIDLGTTNSVVAVIEGGKPEVIPNQEGNRTTASVVAFTDKGERLVGQVAKRQAVTNPEKTVSSVKRFMGRRYDEVVEEIKTVPYKVVKGENDTARIEIDGKLYSPPEISAMILQKLKAAAEDYLGSKVEQAVITVPAYFNDSQRQATKDAGQIAGLKVLRLVNEPTAAALAYGMDKKEDETIAVFDFGGGTFDISILEVGAGVVEVKSTNGDTHLGGDDLDQVIIEWMIDEFKKDQGVDLSQDRMAIQRLKEAAEKAKIELSSTMETDINLPFITADASGPKHLSLKLSRSKFEQMIEPFVQRTLEPCRQALKDAGLEAKDVDEVILVGGSTRIPMVQKQVTDFFGKEPNKGVNPDEVVAIGAAVQAGVLSGDVKDVLLLDVTPLSLGVETLGGVTDVVIERNTTIPVRKSKVYSTADDNQNQVEIHVLQGERTMAADNRTLGRFHLIGIPPAPRGVPQIEVAFDIDANGILHVSAKDRGTGQEQKIQITSSSGISDQEIKNMVDQAQSHASEDEMKRKEIETRNKLDALIYSTEKLVNENREKLSDADGKAADDSIAEAKKTLEEGSADQMEQALERLTQASHQVAAVLYQSASADGGPTAASPEQSAGDGGSTAADDDVIDAEYVDVDADEGN
- a CDS encoding molybdenum hydroxylase, with translation MKPSDYRVLIRGAGELASGTAHHLYTQGFKNILMLERRYPKAVRRQVCFSEAILDGTTTVQGVPGRYVRNVHEAEVANEAGAIAIAALDLDEVLHAWQPKIFIEAAMLRKNWGLKREIAPVVIALGPGYVARKDCDAVVETVRGPQVGAVLEDTGQRLRDEPPAEIMGYGGERAVKAIRDGIFFTQHRIGGMVDRGERIGTVVSVYGVEDFRQGVPVDASYPVTARISGALRGLLRDGVPVKKGDRIADIDPRGSTDDLNNISDKSRRVAEGVHEALLGLIAEMERRRPKSKKKTKVSNTKKSAKPGPSRTTNAGKKAGGSHRGSGAKSKTSKKSTAKPKVKATPKSVAKKSARGSRRSTKG
- a CDS encoding RNA polymerase sigma factor RpoD/SigA, with the translated sequence MSQRGGSTRDAEVATLRRYLKEIARYPPLTHDEEIELAERVHSGDEDAVRELVESNLRFVVAYAKRYRNPNVPFLDLIHEGNLGLIQAAKKYDPSQEGHDVKFITYAVWWIRQAILHALAEHAGSFRLPQKQANMLYRMERIRSLLAERFGRAPTDQELSEELGISVDEVRVLSRAARSSLSLNEPVDSEGNSELGDLLEQTGLPDTDELLLRESFAQALADALAELPERERKVLELRFGLADDQPKTLREIGDVMGLSRERVRQIESRALNKLRRSHRKHSLQGFLR
- a CDS encoding RDD family protein, with amino-acid sequence MKKGLYGSSGSSGDGGILSSRRLDFSDGWRPAGPLLRLAATLLDMAVYCSLCALLALPVSRKFEWSAVWGGIDQLARATADPQWLAHASGILGLWIALWWCYFVVGWGLLGATPGKWAVGLRIVDYRQRCPIGPSRALLRLAAYCVSSMTFEWGHLVMLIRHDRRTLHDILAGTRVVRRSAPAVDIEVVGEIDEKLTDDDSD